The window TACTTGAACCATATAATTCAAGAAATCGTCTGATAAAGCTTCCTTAAATGCAATTGCTTTCGCAGCAATTATGTGTTCTAATGGACCACCTTGGTTACCTGGAAAAACACCACTATTCAGTAAACTAGACATTTTTTTAAGATTGCCATTTTTTAGTTTTTGACCAAAGGGATTCTCAAAATCCTTCCCCATAATAATTAATCCACCCCTTGGGCCCCTTAACGTTTTATGTGTTGTCGTTGTGCAGATATGAGCGTAAGGAACTGCATCCATTAAAATTCCCTTGGCTATTAATCCAGCTGGATGGGCTATATCTGCAAGAAGTACAGCATTAACCTTGTCTGCTATTTCTCTAAACCTCTTGTAATCTATCTCTCTACTATAAGCAGATGCTCCTGCTATAATCATTTTTGGCTTTTCGCAGACAGCTATTTCTTCTATTTTATCATAGTTCAATAACCCAGTTTCTTTTTCTACTCCATAAAAAGAATTTTTATAAAGCTTACCTGAAAAATTCACCGGCGATCCGTGTGTTAAATGGCCTCCATGTGATAGATCAAAACCTAAAATTTTATCTCCTGGATTTAAACACGCATGATAAACAGCTGTATTTGCCTGACTTCCAGAATGAGGTTGAACATTTACGTATTCTGCATTGAACAAAGTTTTTGCTCTCTCAATCGCTATATTTTCTATTTCATCGACTACTTCACAGCCACCGTAATACCTTTTTCCAGGATAACCTTCGGCGTATTTGTTAGTAAGAATTGAACCAGCAGCTTCTAAAACGTCGTTGCTTACATAATTCTCACTTGCGATTAACTCGATACCTTTTGTTTGACGAATTCTCTCTTTTTCAATTAAGTCGAAAATTTCTTGATCCACTTGAGCCATTTTGATAAAAATTAGATCACAAAAATAAGTTACAGATGCTATCATACCACACTAAAATGATATATTTGAATATACTTTTTAACAAGAAATCAATACAACATGCCTAATAAAACAAACGACCCTAAAAGAAATTCATGGATAGGATACAATAGAGATACTCATTTCCCTATTCAAAACATTCCATTCGGTGTTTTCCTTACCAGAGACAATGTTATAACTATAGGTACACGAATTGGAGACTATGCGATTGACTTAGGAGCCCTTCAAGAAATGGGCTACTTTAGTTCAGTTCCGTTAACGGATGATATGTTCATGCAAGACACTTTAAATGATTTCATTTCAGATGGTAAAAAGACATGGAAATTAGTTCGAAATAGAATTGGAGATATTTTTGATAAAGAAAATCCAGAATTAAGGGACAATAAAGAGCATAGAGATCGTATCATTTTTGCGATGGATGAAGTAGAGATGCAATTACCAGTATTAATAGGTGACTATACCGATTTTTATAGTAGCAAGGAGCACGCTACCAATGTAGGTACGATGTTTAGAGATCCAGAAAATGCTTTACTTCCTAACTGGCTACACATGCCAGTAGCTTATCATGGTAGATCTAGTTCAATAATTCCGTCGGATATACCTATTCATCGTCCACAAGGTCAGACTTTTCCAGCAAATGCTGATCAACCTACCTTCGGTCCATCAAAGCTTGTTGATTTTGAATTAGAAATGGGATTTATTACAACAGACGCAAATAATTTAGGACAACCTATTCCTGTAGACGAAGCAGAAAAATACATCTTTGGAATGGTAATGCTTAATGACTGGAGCGCTAGAGATATTCAGAAATGGGAATATGTACCTTTAGGACCGTTTTTAGCAAAAAACTTTGCTAGTTCCATCTCACCTTGGATTGTTACTTTAGACGCCTTAGAACCATTTAGAACAGAAAGTCCTAAAAGAGAAAAACCAGTTTTTGATTATTTAGATTCAAGTAAGAACTCTAGTTTTGATATCAATTTAGAGGTTGATATTACACCACAGCAAGGCCGACCTACTACAGTATGTAAATCAAATTTCAAGCATTTATATTGGAATATATCACAACAGCTAGCGCATCACACAGTTAACGGTTGTCCTGTTAATAGTGGTGATTTAATGGGAAGTGGTACTATTTCCGGTCCTACACCAGATTCTTACGGTTCTATGTTAGAATTGAGCTGGCGAGGTGAAAAGCCTGTAAAATTAAATGATGGTACTGAGCGCAAGTTTATAGAAGACTACGATACGGTAACCATGAGAGGTTACTGTCATAAAGGCGATTTAAGAATTGGATTTGGAGAAGTTTCAACCAAACTTCTTCCTTTTTACAAGCCTAAAAGCAAGTAGAATGAAACAAATTATTTTTGTTTTCCTTACCGCATTATTAATTGTTTCGTGTAGTGGAGTTAAAGAAACTCAAACGGCTATCAATCAAGGCGATTATGATAATGCTATAAAAATCGCAGTTGATAAGTTGGTTGATGGTAAAGATTTAAAACGAAATCAAGAGTATATTCCATTACTTGAGCAAGCTTATAGAAAAGCAAATGAGCAAGATAAGTTACTTATTAAAAGATGGAGTATTGATCCTAATCCTGCAGTTTTAGAACCTATCTATGAGACGTATTTAAGATTAGATCGTAGACAGAATTTAATAAAACCTTTACTACCACTTAGAGAAAAAGGAAAAAGCAAAAATGCACAATTTGAATTTGCAGAGTACGACGTACAAATCTTAGACTCTCGTACGGCGTTAAGCGATCATTTACTAAATAACTCTTCATCTGCTTTGAGAGATGCAAACACAATTGAATCTAGACAGATTTATAAGGATCTCGTTTATCTAGATAGAATCAATCCTAATTTTAAGAATACTCGTGCTCTTATACAAACTGCATTAGAACAAGGTACACACTTTATATTAGTAAGTTTACAAAATGAGTCTGAAGTGATACTTCCAGAAAAACTAGAAGATGAATTATTGAATTTTTCTACTTATGGTATAAACAATAAATGGACCCAGTATCACAACAATACCGTAGATAATCTAGATTATGATTATGAACTAGATGTAATTGTTTCAAATATATCAGTTTCTCCTGAGCAAGTTTTGCTCAAGGAATTAGTTAAAGAAAAAGAAATCAAAGATGGCTTTATCTATGAGTACGATGCAAACGGTAATGTTAAGAAAGATAGCTTAGGTAACGATATTAAGAAAGATAAATTGATAACTATTAAGGCAACGGTACTTCAAAATACTCAACTTAAAGAGTCAAAAGTAAACGCTGTTGTTCAGTTAAAAGATAAAAGAACACTTCAAGTTGTCGATCGTTTTCCTGTGAACAGCAATTTTGTTTTCACCTATTTATATGGTTCGGTTTATGGAGATAGAAGAGCGCTAGATGCTAACTATATCGAGACGCTTAATCCACAAGCCATACCTTTTCCTACAGATGAGCAAATGGTATATGAAACTGGAGAAGACCTTAAACTCAAAATAAAACAGATCTTAATGAGGATCAATTATGATTGATGGTATACCGCTTTCGCGAAAGCGAGATCGACACAAGAATCTCCATTATTTTCATTATTTATCTTAGGAAATACTTCACAGTTCAAATCTTATCTTTGATCTCATTTCAAAATTAAAAGATGCAATGCAGCAACCTTATCAATCTATAAGACATTTTTCTGATTTAATGTCTGATTTTCTAGATGAAAAGGAACATCTCAAGCCGTTGTATCATAGGTTTCCTCATTCTAAAAATTTTGAAGATCAAATAGTTGAGAAGAAGACAGAATGGAAAGACGCTCAAAATAAGCGTGATGTACTCTCCAAAGTTTTAGAGAAGCAATATCAAACCATAGAAGATAAAAAGCTAAGTTTTGAGAACATAAAACTTTTACAAGACCCCAACACCTTTACCATAACAACTGGACACCAGCTTAATTTGTTCACTGGGCCGCTTTACTTTTTGTATAAAATTATTTCCACAATTAATTTATGTAAGAAGTTGAAACAACTGCATCCTACTTGCAACTTCGTGCCTATTTACTGGATGGCGACGGAAGACCATGATTTTGAAGAAATTCAATTTTTTAATTATGCTGATAAGAAAGTAGTTTATAATAGAGAGGCAACAGGCGGAGTAGGAAGACTTTCTACCCAAGGATTAGACGATGTACTATCAGTATTTAAGAATATTCTAGGTAAACATGATAACGCTTTAGAAGTCATCCGTTTATTTAAAAAAGGCTATTTAGAAAATGAAAACCTAGCAGATGCCACTAGAGCTATCGCACATGAACTTTTTAAAAATGATGGTTTAGTTGTTTTAGATGCTGATGATGCATCTTTGAAATCAATTGCTACACCTTACTTTAAAGACGAATTGATTTCACAGGCAAGTTTTCATGCCGTTAAGAATACACTAGAAGAATGGCCGGAGCAATATAAAATACAAGTGAATCCTCGAGAGATCAACTTGTTTTATTTAACAGATGATTACCGCAAGCGTATCATTGAAAAAGACGGAACCTATTTAATTGATGAAACAGAATTAAGTTTTTCTAAAGATGAAATCCTAGAAGAACTTAAAAAGCATCCCGAAAGATTCTCACCTAATGTGATCATGAGACCGCTTTATCAGGAAATCATACTTCCTAATTTATGCTATATAGGTGGTGGTGGTGAAATGGCCTACTGGCTGGAGTTAAAGAATTATTTTGACTCTCAAAAAGTTACATTTCCTATCCTTTTATTACGCAACTCTGCTTTACTAGCAACTTCAAAGCAATTACAGAAAGTAGAAAAGTTGGGACTTTCTATTTGGGATTTATTTCAATTAGATCATGAACTTACCACGCAGCTTACGCATCAAATAAGCGATATTAAAATAGACTTCACTCCTCAAAAATTACATTTAAAAAAACAGTTTGCAGAGCTTCATGAATTAGCTCTTAAAACAGATCCTTCATTTGAAAATGCCGTTAGTGCACAAGAACGCAAACAAATAAAAGGTTTAGAGAAACTAGAAAAAAGGCTTTTAAAGGCACAAAAGCGTAAACTTAAACATCATTTAGATCGAGCCTTGTTGCTTAAAAAAGAGCTCTTTCCTAATGACAGCCTACAAGAACGACAGACTAATTTTTCTTATTTCTATCAAGAATATGGTACAGAATTTATAGAGATCATAAAGGAAAGTTTAGATCCACTCGATCTGAGATTTACGGTGATTGAATTGTAGTAGCAATAAATCACCTTTTGTTTCAAAAAGTGTCTTGAAAACAAGTTAACAAATCTGTGTAATCTCAAGGAACTTTAGTTTTTAAAAAAGTAAATTTGCTCATGCAACACGACAAGATATTAATATTAGATTTTGGATCGCAATACACACAGCTTATTGCGCGTAGAGTTAGAGAGTTAAACATCTATTCTGAAATTCATCCTTTTAACAAAGTACCAGCTAACCTAGATTCGTACAAAGCAATTATCCTTTCAGGAAGCCCGATGTCGGTCAGGTCAGAAGCAGCTTTTCATATAGATTTACAAGAAATACGTGGTAAAAAACCTTTATTAGGTGTTTGCTATGGCGCTCAATATTTAGCGCATTTTCATGGAGGTGAAGTAGGTGCATCTAGTACAAGAGAGTATGGTCGTGCCAATTTATCTTTTATAAAAGAAGACCTTTTTCTAGAAGGAATTGAGGTAGGTAGTCAGGTATGGATGAGCCATAGTGATACCATAAAAAAGTTACCTTCTAACAGTACTTTATTGGCAAGTACTAATGACGTTCCTAATGTTGCCTACAAAATAGAAGGAGAGCAAACTTATGCAATTCAATTTCATCCAGAAGTATACCACTCAACAGATGGTAAAAAACTTTTAGAAAATTTCCTTATAAAAATTGCAAAAGTTACTCCAGACTGGACTCCAGATAGTTTTGTAGAAGAAACCGTAGAAAAACTTCAAAAACAGATAGGCGGTGACCGAGTAGTTCTAGGACTTTCAGGAGGCGTAGATTCTTCAGTCGCGGCAATGTTATTGCACAAAGCGATAGGAGAGAACCTCTACTGCATATTTGTAAATAATGGTTTACTACGTAAAGATGAATTTACTCAGGTACTCAAACAGTACGAAGGTATGGGCTTAAACGTAAAAGGCGTTGATGCTTCGGCACGGTTTATGGATGCCCTTGCTGGTGAGAGTGATCCAGAATTAAAACGTAAAGCAATAGGCCGTGTTTTTATAGAGGTTTTTGATGATGAAGCTCATGACGTTAAAAATGTGACTTGGCTCGCTCAAGGAACTATTTATCCTGACGTGATTGAAAGCGTAAGTGCAACCGGAGGACCTAGTGCAACAATTAAATCGCATCACAATGTAGGTGGATTGCCAGATTTTATGAAATTGAAAATTGTGGAGCCTTTAAAAGCGTTGTTTAAAGATGAAGTGAGAAGAGTAGGTAAATCAATGGGTATGGCTGCAGAGCTTTTAGGAAGACATCCTTTTCCTGGTCCTGGACTAGCTATTCGTATATTGGGAGATATTACTGCAGAAAAAGTAGCTATTCTCCAGGAAGTAGATGCAGTATTTATTAATAACCTCAAGAAATGGGATTTATATGATAAAGTATGGCAAGCAGGTGCAATTTTACTGCCAGTAAACAGCGTAGGAGTGATGGGAGATGAGCGCACTTATGAAAAGTGTGTCGCGCTTAGAGCGGTAGAAAGCACTGATGGAATGACTGCAGACTGGGTAAACTTGCCTTATGAGTTTTTACAGGCAACCAGTAATGAGATAATAAATAAAGTAAAAGGCGTTAATAGAGTGGTGTATGACATAAGCTCTAAGCCGCCAGCAACCATTGAATGGGAATAATTAGATGATGAGAAATATTATAATAGTAGTATGTATGTGTCTCGCTTTCGCGAAAGCGGAAGCAACAATCCTGCAAAATTATAGGCAGCATACTGTAGCACAAGGAGAAACTATTTATACACTAACTCAAAAGTATAAGGTAACTTCTAAACAATTACTAGAACTTAATCCAGACTTAAGCTCAGGTTTAAGATATGGTCAAGTTTTGTTGATACCGGCACAAAATAAGGTGTTAACTCAGCGTAGAATAAAGAAATACAAAAAGCATCGTGTACGACGCAAGGAAACTTTGTATAGTCTAGCAAAAAAATACGAAATTACTGAGTTAGACATTAAAGAGGCAAATAAAGAATTGTATTCTAATCCTCTGAAGAAAGGAGATCGCATTCAAATTCCTGTTTTTGAAGAAGTAGAACTTACTGTTGTAGAACCTAACAAAGAAGAAGTTCCAGCTATTGAGGTGCCGCTTGAAGATGGCAAGTACAAAGTGAAGCAAGGCGAGGGAATGTACGGTATTGCGACTAAATTTGGGATCAAAGTTTTAGATCTTAAAAAGCTCAATCCTAATATAGGAGATTTAAAACCAGGAATGGTATTGAATGTTCCTAAATCAAATGCTGTACAAAATGAAGGAGAACTCATTGGTCAAGATGGAAACGATACACAAATAGATAATCAAAAATTAATTGAATATACCATTCCTAAGAAAATGGGAATGTACTCGCTTAAAAAATTGACTGGAATCTCAGAAGACTCTTTAATTCAATGGAATCCTAAGTTAAAGGATGGTCTAAAGGAAGGAATGAAAATCATTTATCCTAACCCTAATTATGGAAAAGAGGTCGTTAAGGTTCCAACTAAGGTGAATTCAAACAAAATAGCTTCTTTAGTAGATAGTTTAAACAATTTTGAAAGACAGCGACTTGCGATCATGTTGCCATTTTCACTTCAGAAAATCGATGGAGAAAATACAGATCGAGATAATCTGAAACAAGATCGTGCTATGCGTATAGCGCTAGACTTCTATAGTGGTGTGAAAATAGCAATCGACAGTGCAAATACTATGGGGATACCAGTAGATCATGATATTTTTGATACGCAAAAAAGTCTTCAGGCAACTAAGAATATTCTTGACGCCACTGATTTTGCAGACTACAATACCGTGATAGGACCGCTTATTTCTACAAATGTTGTCGAGACCGCAAAAGAATTGAAATCTTTCAATACTCCGGTGGTTTCTCCACTTACCTCTACAGATGTTAGGCTGTACCGTAACTTATTCCAAGCAAGACCAGAAGAAGAAGTTCTTAAAAATAAACTCAAGGAATACTTAATAGAATATGCAAAAGGTAAGAATGTGATAATTGTTACAGATAATAATAACCAAGAGTTAAAAAATGAATTTACTACCATTTTACCTGCCGCAAATGTCTTAGTCCCAAATGCTAAGAAGAATTATATTTTTAGTATAGAGTATATCAAACAATTGAAGCCAGATGTAGAAAATGTAATTGTTCTTGCAGTAGATAATGTAGGTTTCATTACAGACGCCGTGACAAATTATTCTGCGAAAACAGATACTCATAAAATAACGATGTTCGGTTTAGGAAATTATGAAGAGATGGAACTGTCTAATATAAGACTATCTAAATTAAATTATGTATTTCCCCAAATGTTCAAAGAAAGTGTAGATACGAATTCATTTATTGAAAAGTATTATAGCATACATCAAATCACACCTAATTCTTATGCGACAAGAGGATTTGATATTACACTTGATATCATATTGAGACAGGCAAGCGCTTCTGATTTATATGAGAGCGCTATGAAAAATGGTAAGACAGTGATGACAGAGAATAAATTTGATTATTCTAAAAAGTTTCTAGCAGGCTTCTATAACGATGCCGTTTATCTTTTACAGTATCAAGAAGATTTGAGTATTAAAGAATTAGATATTAACAATCTTAAAGTTGATACAGAAGAATGACCGCAATCGTTGAGTATAAAGGTGATTTAAGGTGCGAGTGTACGCACTTGAAAAGTAGCGACAGTTTTGTAACTGATGCGCCTGTAGATAATAACGGTAAAGGTGAAGCTTTTTCTCCTACTGATACTGTGGCAACGGCACTTGCTAGTTGCATGCTCACTGTCATGGGAATCAAGGCAAGAGAGATGGAAAAGGAATTGAAAGGTAGTGTTGCTAAGATTGCTAAAATTATGGCCTCAAATCCACGCAGGATTTCTCAAATTGATATTGTACTTGATATGAATGGTCAATGCGACAAAAGGTCTCAATTAATTCTAGAACGAGTTGCAAATACATGTCCTGTCTTAAATAGTTTACATCCAGATATTAAGAAAAACATTGTATTCAACTGGAATTAAATGAAATTGTTTTTTGCTTTTATATTAGTCGTTTTATTATTTGAAGGAGAACCGTCCGAGCGTTTTACCTATCAAGAACGACCAGTTTTAAGTTGGGAAGACTTCAAAGGAGTACCACCTAAAAATGCGATTTACCGTGCTAGTGTTAATAGTAGTTTAGGATATACGTTTACTAGTGAAAGTACAAATGGTAAATTATCGGTTTCAGTTGTTGTAGAGAGTTACTTTTATCCTCAATTAAGCTGGAAGAAAAACCAAAACGAAAATAATGAGGCTCTTTTAAAACATGAGCAATTGCATTGGGATATTAGTGAGTTATACGCTCGTAAATTGAGAGCAGCATACCAAAATTACGTACCGCAAAAGAATCCTAAAAAGGAAGTGGATTTCATTTTCAGAAAATTTGAGAAAGAACGTCAAGTTACTCAAAAATCTTATGATCGAGAAACTCGACATGGAACTATCAAAGACGCTCAATCTCAATGGGAGATAAAAATAATGGAAGAGCTTTTTAAAACGAGTGAGTATACTAGCAAAGACTAGAAATTAAACGACGCGTTTACTACAGTTATAACTTGCGGGACTTCATTTACTTTAAATACAAGAGAAACATCATAACCATGATCTGTTTTAAGTAAATTGAGATCGCCTTTGTTTATTTGGTAGAAGCCTGTTGCGCCTCTACAGTAACATAATCTTCCATATAGCACTCCAGCTTCCTTCAGTGATTCATCTTTT is drawn from Nonlabens dokdonensis DSW-6 and contains these coding sequences:
- the glyA gene encoding serine hydroxymethyltransferase; the encoded protein is MIASVTYFCDLIFIKMAQVDQEIFDLIEKERIRQTKGIELIASENYVSNDVLEAAGSILTNKYAEGYPGKRYYGGCEVVDEIENIAIERAKTLFNAEYVNVQPHSGSQANTAVYHACLNPGDKILGFDLSHGGHLTHGSPVNFSGKLYKNSFYGVEKETGLLNYDKIEEIAVCEKPKMIIAGASAYSREIDYKRFREIADKVNAVLLADIAHPAGLIAKGILMDAVPYAHICTTTTHKTLRGPRGGLIIMGKDFENPFGQKLKNGNLKKMSSLLNSGVFPGNQGGPLEHIIAAKAIAFKEALSDDFLNYMVQVKKNAKVMAEEFVRRDYHLISGGTDNHMMLIDLRNKNITGKEAEELLGKIHITVNKNMVPFDTESPFVTSGIRIGTAAITSRGLKENEMIKIVDIIDRCIQDKPQVLLEKLSDDVFNLTAGYPLFQN
- the fahA gene encoding fumarylacetoacetase — encoded protein: MPNKTNDPKRNSWIGYNRDTHFPIQNIPFGVFLTRDNVITIGTRIGDYAIDLGALQEMGYFSSVPLTDDMFMQDTLNDFISDGKKTWKLVRNRIGDIFDKENPELRDNKEHRDRIIFAMDEVEMQLPVLIGDYTDFYSSKEHATNVGTMFRDPENALLPNWLHMPVAYHGRSSSIIPSDIPIHRPQGQTFPANADQPTFGPSKLVDFELEMGFITTDANNLGQPIPVDEAEKYIFGMVMLNDWSARDIQKWEYVPLGPFLAKNFASSISPWIVTLDALEPFRTESPKREKPVFDYLDSSKNSSFDINLEVDITPQQGRPTTVCKSNFKHLYWNISQQLAHHTVNGCPVNSGDLMGSGTISGPTPDSYGSMLELSWRGEKPVKLNDGTERKFIEDYDTVTMRGYCHKGDLRIGFGEVSTKLLPFYKPKSK
- the bshC gene encoding bacillithiol biosynthesis cysteine-adding enzyme BshC, with the protein product MQQPYQSIRHFSDLMSDFLDEKEHLKPLYHRFPHSKNFEDQIVEKKTEWKDAQNKRDVLSKVLEKQYQTIEDKKLSFENIKLLQDPNTFTITTGHQLNLFTGPLYFLYKIISTINLCKKLKQLHPTCNFVPIYWMATEDHDFEEIQFFNYADKKVVYNREATGGVGRLSTQGLDDVLSVFKNILGKHDNALEVIRLFKKGYLENENLADATRAIAHELFKNDGLVVLDADDASLKSIATPYFKDELISQASFHAVKNTLEEWPEQYKIQVNPREINLFYLTDDYRKRIIEKDGTYLIDETELSFSKDEILEELKKHPERFSPNVIMRPLYQEIILPNLCYIGGGGEMAYWLELKNYFDSQKVTFPILLLRNSALLATSKQLQKVEKLGLSIWDLFQLDHELTTQLTHQISDIKIDFTPQKLHLKKQFAELHELALKTDPSFENAVSAQERKQIKGLEKLEKRLLKAQKRKLKHHLDRALLLKKELFPNDSLQERQTNFSYFYQEYGTEFIEIIKESLDPLDLRFTVIEL
- the guaA gene encoding glutamine-hydrolyzing GMP synthase; protein product: MQHDKILILDFGSQYTQLIARRVRELNIYSEIHPFNKVPANLDSYKAIILSGSPMSVRSEAAFHIDLQEIRGKKPLLGVCYGAQYLAHFHGGEVGASSTREYGRANLSFIKEDLFLEGIEVGSQVWMSHSDTIKKLPSNSTLLASTNDVPNVAYKIEGEQTYAIQFHPEVYHSTDGKKLLENFLIKIAKVTPDWTPDSFVEETVEKLQKQIGGDRVVLGLSGGVDSSVAAMLLHKAIGENLYCIFVNNGLLRKDEFTQVLKQYEGMGLNVKGVDASARFMDALAGESDPELKRKAIGRVFIEVFDDEAHDVKNVTWLAQGTIYPDVIESVSATGGPSATIKSHHNVGGLPDFMKLKIVEPLKALFKDEVRRVGKSMGMAAELLGRHPFPGPGLAIRILGDITAEKVAILQEVDAVFINNLKKWDLYDKVWQAGAILLPVNSVGVMGDERTYEKCVALRAVESTDGMTADWVNLPYEFLQATSNEIINKVKGVNRVVYDISSKPPATIEWE
- a CDS encoding ABC transporter substrate-binding protein; translated protein: MRNIIIVVCMCLAFAKAEATILQNYRQHTVAQGETIYTLTQKYKVTSKQLLELNPDLSSGLRYGQVLLIPAQNKVLTQRRIKKYKKHRVRRKETLYSLAKKYEITELDIKEANKELYSNPLKKGDRIQIPVFEEVELTVVEPNKEEVPAIEVPLEDGKYKVKQGEGMYGIATKFGIKVLDLKKLNPNIGDLKPGMVLNVPKSNAVQNEGELIGQDGNDTQIDNQKLIEYTIPKKMGMYSLKKLTGISEDSLIQWNPKLKDGLKEGMKIIYPNPNYGKEVVKVPTKVNSNKIASLVDSLNNFERQRLAIMLPFSLQKIDGENTDRDNLKQDRAMRIALDFYSGVKIAIDSANTMGIPVDHDIFDTQKSLQATKNILDATDFADYNTVIGPLISTNVVETAKELKSFNTPVVSPLTSTDVRLYRNLFQARPEEEVLKNKLKEYLIEYAKGKNVIIVTDNNNQELKNEFTTILPAANVLVPNAKKNYIFSIEYIKQLKPDVENVIVLAVDNVGFITDAVTNYSAKTDTHKITMFGLGNYEEMELSNIRLSKLNYVFPQMFKESVDTNSFIEKYYSIHQITPNSYATRGFDITLDIILRQASASDLYESAMKNGKTVMTENKFDYSKKFLAGFYNDAVYLLQYQEDLSIKELDINNLKVDTEE
- a CDS encoding OsmC family protein → MTAIVEYKGDLRCECTHLKSSDSFVTDAPVDNNGKGEAFSPTDTVATALASCMLTVMGIKAREMEKELKGSVAKIAKIMASNPRRISQIDIVLDMNGQCDKRSQLILERVANTCPVLNSLHPDIKKNIVFNWN
- a CDS encoding DUF922 domain-containing protein encodes the protein MKLFFAFILVVLLFEGEPSERFTYQERPVLSWEDFKGVPPKNAIYRASVNSSLGYTFTSESTNGKLSVSVVVESYFYPQLSWKKNQNENNEALLKHEQLHWDISELYARKLRAAYQNYVPQKNPKKEVDFIFRKFEKERQVTQKSYDRETRHGTIKDAQSQWEIKIMEELFKTSEYTSKD